The Setaria italica strain Yugu1 chromosome IX, Setaria_italica_v2.0, whole genome shotgun sequence genome has a window encoding:
- the LOC101784968 gene encoding homeobox-leucine zipper protein HOX9, translated as MAAAVAMRSGSSDGGGGGYDKGGMDTGKYVRYTQEQVEALERVYAECPKPSSSRRQQLLRECPILSNIEPKQIKVWFQNRRCRDKQRKESSRLQAVNRKLTAMNKLLMEENERLQKQVSQLVHENAYMKQQLQNPSLANDVSCESNVTTPANLRDASNPSGLLSIAEETLTEFLSKATGTAIDWVQMPGMKPGPDSFGIVTVSHGCRGVAARACGLVNLEPTKIVEILKDRPSWFRDCRSLEVFTVLPAGNGGTIELVYMQMYAPTTLVPARDFWTLRYTTTLEDGSLVVCERSLSGSGGGQSTATAQQFVRAEMLPSGYLVRQCEGGGSIVRIVDHLDLDAWSVPEVLRPLYESSRVVAQKMTTAALRHIRQIAQETSGEVAYALGRQPAVLRTFSQRLSRGFNDAISGFNDDGWSVMGGDGTEDVIIACNSKKTRNSSNPASAFGAPGGIICAKASMLLQSVPPAVLVRFLREHRSEWADYNFDAYSASALKTSPCSLPGLRSMRFSGSQIIMPLAHTVENEEILEVVRLEGQALTHDDGLLSRDIHLLQLCTGIEEKSMGSCFQLVFAPIDELFPDDAPLISSGFRVIPLDIKSDGVPSGRTLDLASSLEVGTTTQHASGDGSPDDCNLRSVLTIAFQFPYEIHLQDSVAAMARQYVRSIVSAVQRVSMAISPSRSGLSTGQKIISGFPEAATLVRWICKSYQYHLGVDLVSHSDEAGESLLRMFWDHQDAVLCCSFKEKPVFTFGNQMGIDMLETTLIALQDLTLDKIFDEAGRKALHAEIPKLMEQGYAYLPAGVCLSGMGRHVSYEQAIAWKVLGEDSNVHCLAFCFVNWSFV; from the exons atggcggcggcggtggcgatgcgGAGCGggagcagcgacggcggcggcggcgggtacgaCAAGGGCGGCATGGACACAGGCAAGTACGTGCGCTACACGCAGGAGCAGGTGGAGGCGCTCGAGCGGGTGTACGCCGAGTGCCCCAAACCCAGCTCCTCGCGCAGGCAGCAGCTGCTGCGCGAGTGCCCCATCCTCTCGAACATCGAGCCCAAGCAGATCAAGGTCTGGTTCCAGAACCGGAG GTGCCGTGATAAGCAGCGTAAGGAGTCTTCCAGGCTTCAGGCCGTGAACAGAAAGTTAACCGCGATGAACAAGCTTCTTATGGAGGAGAATGAGCGCCTGCAGAAGCAGGTTTCCCAGCTGGTTCACGAGAATGCGTACATGAAGCAGCAGCTGCAGAAT CCTTCATTAGCAAATGATGTGAGCTGTGAATCAAATGTGACCACTCCTGCCAACCTAAGGGATGCAAGTAACCCATCAGG GCTCCTTTCAATTGCCGAGGAGACCCTGACAGAGTTCCTCTCAAAGGCTACAGGGACTGCTATTGATTGGGTCCAGATGCCTGGGATGAAG CCTGGTCCGGATTCTTTTGGTATTGTGACCGTTTCACATGGTTGTCGTGGTGTTGCTGCCCGTGCCTGTGGTCTTGTGAACCTGGAACCAACAAAG ATTGTTGAGATCTTGAAAGATCGCCCATCTTGGTTCCGTGATTGTCGGAGTCTTGAAGTCTTTACAGTGTTACCAGCTGGAAATGGTGGGACCATCGAGCTTGTTTACATGCAG ATGTATGCTCCTACTACTCTAGTTCCTGCACGAGATTTTTGGACACTGAGGTACACAACCACTTTGGAGGATGGCAGTCTTGTG GTCTGTGAGAGATCTTTGAGTGGTTCAGGTGGTGGTCAAAGCACTGCCACAGCACAACAATTTGTAAGAGCTGAGATGCTTCCTAGTGGCTATTTAGTCCGCCAATGTGAGGGTGGGGGCTCGATTGTGCGTATAGTGGACCATCTGGACCTTGAT GCTTGGAGTGTTCCTGAAGTTCTTCGGCCCCTCTATGAGTCGTCTAGGGTAGTTGCTCAGAAGATGACAACTGCA GCACTACGGCACATCAGACAAATTGCTCAAGAAACTAGTGGAGAGGTTGCATATGCGTTGGGGAGACAACCAGCTGTCCTACGAACATTTAGTCAGAGGCTTAGTCG AGGCTTTAACGATGCTATAAGTGGTTTCAATGATGATGGTTGGTCTGTCATGGGTGGAGACGGCACAGAAGATGTTATCATTGCTTGCAACTCAAAAAAGACTAGGAACAGTAGCAATCCTGCAAGTGCTTTTGGTGCTCCTGGAGGTATCATATGTGCCAAGGCATCCATGTTACTGCAG AGTGTTCCACCAGCAGTACTTGTTCGGTTCCTGAGGGAACATCGGTCTGAATGGGCAGATTATAACTTCGATGCATATTCGGCTTCAGCGCTGAAAACGAGCCCTTGTTCGCTTCCTGGGTTGCGGTCTATGAGATTTTCTGGGAGTCAGATCATCATGCCACTTGCTCACACAGTGGAGAATGAGGAG ATCTTAGAAGTTGTTCGTCTTGAAGGGCAGGCTCTGACACATGACGATGGTCTTTTATCAAGAGATATCCATCTGCTTCAG CTTTGCACTGGAATTGAGGAGAAATCAATGGGATCTTGCTTCCAGCTTGTCTTTGCACCAATCGATGAGCTTTTCCCTGATGATGCTCCCTTGATATCTTCAGGCTTTCGCGTTATACCGTTGGACATAAAATCA GATGGTGTACCCTCTGGAAGAACATTAGATTTGGCCTCTAGCCTTGAAGTTGGTACAACCACGCAACATGCCTCAGGGGATGGATCTCCGGATGACTGCAACCTACGATCTGTGCTGACAATTGCCTTTCAGTTCCCCTACGAAATACATCTCCAAGATAGCGTTGCAGCTATGGCCCGTCAGTATGTTCGAAGCATTGTCTCTGCTGTGCAAAGAGTATCGATGGCTATTTCTCCCTCGCGGTCTGGCTTGAGCACTGGGCAGAAGATAATTTCTGGCTTCCCTGAAGCTGCAACACTTGTTCGCTGGATTTGCAAAAGCTACCA GTACCATTTGGGGGTGGATCTGGTCAGCCACTCGGATGAAGCAGGGGAATCATTATTGAGAATGTTCTGGGATCATCAGGACGCTGTCTTGTGCTGCTCTTTCAAG GAAAAGCCTGTGTTTACTTTTGGCAACCAGATGGGAATTGACATGTTAGAAACAACTCTAATTGCTCTACAAGATCTCACACTGGACAAGATCTTCGATGAAGCTGGTAGAAAGGCATTACATGCAGAGATCCCTAAACTGATGGAACAG GGTTACGCATACCTGCCAGCTGGTGTGTGCTTATCTGGAATGGGCCGCCATGTCTCCTACGAGCAAGCCATCGCATGGAAAGTTCTCGGCGAGGACAGCAATGTGCACTGCCTCGCCTTCTGCTTCGTCAACTGGTCTTTCGTGTGA